In the Blochmannia endosymbiont of Camponotus sp. genome, CACGTATGCAATCTAATCGAAATTGGCGAATATTTTCTCTTATTCGATAACGTAATTCTTGTGCTGCAGATTGAGTAAAAGTAACTACTAAGATTTCTTTTATTGTTAAAGGACGTAAAAAATCTGATTTACTTCCCAAACATAATAATAACCTAAGATAAATTATTATCAGTGTATATGTTTTACCAGTTCCTGCTGAAGATTCAATTAAATTAATTCCATACAAAGGCAATTCTAAAACATTTAAGTTATACATAATCTATAATTTCATCATACTTAAACACAACCAAAGCTGTTTAACATGATTAAAAAACCACATTGTTATATTATTTAGGTAAATAATATACAAAAAATAACATATTGATAAAATAAGCAGATAATGCTGCTTCAGAACACAAAATAACTATATTTTTAAAAACCATTTATAAAATTAATTATCAATCAACTTATATATAAACAAAACAAAATAAAACTAAAATTTAATCTAAATATAAAATATAAAACCATCCATAACATAAAATCTTAAATAAAAAAATTATTGCATTAATATGTATCGCGCAATAACTCATTGATCTTAACTTTATCTTTAGTTTTAGCATCAACTGTTTTTACTATTACTGCACAATAAGTATTAACACGACCATCTTTAGAAGGCAGGCTTCCAGGAATTACAACTGAACCAGATGGAACACGCCCATAATATATATTCCCACTAGCTCGATCATATATTTTAGTACTTTGTCCTATAAATACTCCCATAGAAATTACAGCTCCTTTTTCAACAATCACACCTTCGACAATTTCAGATCGAGACCCAATAAAACAATTATCCTCAATAATAGTTGGATTAGTTTGAATTGGCTCTAAAACTCCTCCAATACCAACACCTCCAGATAAATGCACGTATTTCCCAATCTGCGCGCAAGATCCAATTGTAGCCCAAGTATCAATCATGGTTCCTGTATCAATATAAGCGCCAATATTAATATAGGACGGCATAATTACTGTATTATCAGCAATATAAGCTCCATAACGAACAGTAGCTGGCGGAACTACCCGCAATTTTTTATTTTGAAAACATATAGCAGACCATCCAGAAAATTTCATAGAAAACTTATCAAAAAAACGGCCATCACCCCAAGTTATCAATTTGTTGTCTAAAACATAAAATGACAGAAGAATTGCCTTTTTTAACCATTGATAAGTAATCCACTTATTATTAATTTTTTCTGATATACGCAATTTACCACTATCTAATCCATCTATAATTTCACAAATAGCATCTCTGACAGTATAGTCAATATTACTTTTTAAAAGATATTCTTTTTTATCAAAAACACTTTCTATTATTTTCTGTAACTGATTCATATATTTTAAATCCGTGACATATAATCTGTGTAAAATCTTATTTTTTAATAATTTTTTCTGTTTGTATAGATATACAAAAATTGATACTCGACACATCTGTAATATTAATTATATTCTACATCAAAAATCTATCCGTATTTAATAAACACATCCATAATTCTAATTTATAAACTTGTCACATTATCATTTATATATATATTAGATCACATACGTTATTAATAAATTTATTAAACAACATATACATATA is a window encoding:
- the dapD gene encoding 2,3,4,5-tetrahydropyridine-2,6-dicarboxylate N-succinyltransferase, which encodes MNQLQKIIESVFDKKEYLLKSNIDYTVRDAICEIIDGLDSGKLRISEKINNKWITYQWLKKAILLSFYVLDNKLITWGDGRFFDKFSMKFSGWSAICFQNKKLRVVPPATVRYGAYIADNTVIMPSYINIGAYIDTGTMIDTWATIGSCAQIGKYVHLSGGVGIGGVLEPIQTNPTIIEDNCFIGSRSEIVEGVIVEKGAVISMGVFIGQSTKIYDRASGNIYYGRVPSGSVVIPGSLPSKDGRVNTYCAVIVKTVDAKTKDKVKINELLRDTY